In Entelurus aequoreus isolate RoL-2023_Sb linkage group LG02, RoL_Eaeq_v1.1, whole genome shotgun sequence, one genomic interval encodes:
- the irx5a gene encoding Iroquois homeobox protein 5a, giving the protein MAYPQGYLYQPSASLALYSCPAAYGASVISGPRTEELGRSSSGSAFAPYAGSATSASSAAAAAAAASAAAAAAAAFGGGSPGYNSHHLPYGADAAAAAAATFTSYVSSPYDHTTGMAGSIGYHPYAAPLGTYPYGDPAYRKNATRDATATLKAWLSEHRKNPYPTKGEKIMLAIITKMTLTQVSTWFANARRRLKKENKMTWTPRNRSEDEEEDENIDLEKNDDDEPPSNKQDKNQDSSDAEADAKMLHPADCDRFKEDKDVDPLLSDSESKDPPEERTSASDLLLDSAGKPATSSPSVVVVVQQGPRGALQDKPSDLSMHAPTSVIHSAPKPKLWSLAEIATSSDRCSRSSSGEAHRGGGGEQQQQQPCPGVMNPAAGSPPRSSPQCGVLSRPLYYTSPFYPGYTNYHGATFGHLHGTAGSPCSPAHFNGLNQTVLNRAEALVRDKVRGDLCKDSPYELKKGMSNI; this is encoded by the exons ATGGCGTATCCTCAGGGCTACTTGTACCAGCCGTCCGCCTCCCTGGCCCTCTACTCCTGCCCCGCAGCCTACGGAGCCAGCGTCATATCGGGACCCAGGACGGAGGAGCTCGGCCGGTCCTCCTCCGGGTCCGCGTTCGCGCCCTACGCCGGGTCCGCCACCTCCGCCAGCAGCGCCGCCGCCGCTGCCGCTGCTGCATCTGCAGCCGCGGCGGCCGCCGCCGCCTTTGGCGGTGGCTCGCCCGGCTACAACTCGCACCACTTGCCGTACGGCGCGGATGCGGCGGCGGCTGCCGCGGCCACCTTCACCTCGTACGTG AGTTCTCCCTACGACCACACGACGGGCATGGCAGGCTCCATAGGCTACCACCCGTACGCGGCGCCCCTGGGCACCTACCCGTACGGTGACCCGGCCTACCGCAAGAACGCCACCCGGGACGCCACGGCCACCCTGAAGGCCTGGCTCAGCGAGCACCGCAAGAACCCCTACCCCACCAAGGGCGAGAAGATCATGCTGGCCATCATCACCAAGATGACCCTCACCCAGGTCTCCACCTGGTTCGCCAACGCCCGCCGGAGGCTGAAGAAGGAGAACAAGATGACGTGGACGCCGCGGAACCGCagcgaggacgaggaggaggacgaGAACATCGACCTGGAGAAGAACGACGACGACGAGCCGCCCAGtaataagcaagacaagaaccaGGACTCGTCAGATGCTGAAGCAG ATGCCAAAATGTTGCACCCGGCGGACTGTGACAGGTTCAAGGAGGACAAGGACGTGGACCCCCTGCTGAGCGACTCGGAGTCCAAAGACCCGCCGGAGGAGCGGACTAGCGCGTCCGACTTGTTGTTGGATTCTGCCGGCAAGCCCGCCACGTCGTCCCCctcggtggtggtggtggtgcagCAGGGGCCCCGCGGCGCCCTGCAGGACAAGCCGTCGGACCTCAGCATGCACGCACCCACCTCCGTCATCCACTCGGCGCCCAAGCCCAAACTGTGGTCCCTGGCGGAGATCGCCACCTCCTCGGACCGATGCAGTAGAAGCAGCAGCGGGGAGGCGCACCGAGGAGGAGGtggggagcagcagcagcagcagccttgCCCCGGCGTCATGAACCCCGCTGCCGGCTCCCCTCCGCGGTCCTCCCCGCAGTGCGGCGTCCTCTCCCGGCCCCTGTACTACACGTCACCCTTCTACCCGGGCTACACGAACTACCACGGGGCTACTTTCGGACACCTCCACGGCACCGCGGGCTCCCCCTGCAGCCCGGCGCACTTCAATGGATTAAACCAGACGGTGTTAAATAGAGCCGAGGCTTTGGTGAGGGACAAAGTGCGGGGAGATCTTTGCAAAGACTCCCCTTACGAACTGAAGAAAGGTATGTCAAACATTTAA